CAGCACAGTGATTCATAGGTTCCCCATAACGGCGATGTGGGCGTGGAGCCACGTCGTGGATCACCCAGATTACTGTAGGGGGCTGGAGGTTCAGGACAGGGCAGTGTGTAGGGAGAAATCAATTAAGGACGCCTTCGAGAAATGGGGAATGGAGGTGCCCGAGCCCCTCAAGAAACTGATGATGGGCTAAACGCCTTCATGTAGTTCAACGCCTAATTTCTCGGCCAATTCCTTGGTGCCGGGTCCAGTGTATGCCGCTATGATTATCAGCCTTGGCTTTGTGCCCTTCAGTTTCTCATATAGATCCCCCACCCTCTTGATCTCGGCCACATCGCTTCTATTGGCATTTGCCTTTATCTCTATGAGGAGGTGCTCCCCGTTCCGCACGGCTATGTCGACATCTATTATCGAGGGATGGCCATAGACAATGCCCTCCTCATCCTCTAGCTTTAACTTACTTACCCTACGTATGCCCAGCACATCCCTTAGAATTGCCCTCATGCCCCTCCTAAACGCCGACTCGCTGAGTATTCCCCACCTAGCCCCTATGGCGCTTATACGCCTATTCATGGAATCCATGCTCTGCTCCAGTGCAGTCACGCGGCTATCCAGCGTCTTTAATTGAGCAAATACCATTTCCCACTTCCTATCATTCTCCTCCCAACGCTTATCGTTCTCGGCCCAACGCCTAAAGTTCTCCTCCCACTTCCTATCATTCTCCTCCCAACGCTTATCGTTCTCGGCCCAACGCCTAAAGTTCTCCTCCCACTTCCTATCATTCTCCGAGAAAGCGGTTGTGGTGTTATTAATGTAGTTGTCCAGCTTCTCGATGTACTTATTGAATTCCTCCCTTAACTTCCTTAGGTCATTCAATATGGCGTCTAGGCCCAGGAGACCAGCTACGGCGTACCTGAACTCCTCGTCTTCCTGAATGGCCTTGAGGAGCCTCTTCTTCTCCTCATTGCTTAATGCGCCTGAGCTACTCATTACGCTATATTTCATGAATTAAAATATAAGCCTACCGGGGAATGGGAACTCAAATTCACGGCACTATTCATGTCGAGCGCCCAGTAAAGCATGTATCTCCTCTCTCTAATTAGGCCTAGGTGGGGAAAAGAGGAAATGAATGTGTTCGAATTTGATGAAGACGAGGAAACCATAAGTGAGCTACCCCGCCCTAAAGGGGCGAGGTTTGCCGTTAGTTTTATCAAGGTACTTAAGGCCCGGCATAGAGTTCTTCGCCTTAACTAGGGATGAATGGGAGGGAAACTCCCCATACATTAGGGAAATGAGGAAGGAAGCGAAAAGAATGGAGGAACTAGATGCATGAATTACCCCGTCCCTGCGGATGAGGCGTCCCCACACCACGGCTACTTCCTGCTCTCCAGGAATTACTGGTCGGGGAGGGGAATGCATGGTAAAACGAACGACAAGCCTCGCCCTTTGGCGGGGAGGAGGTCGGTGTAATAGGATGGAGTGGGTTATTGGCTGCTTTAGATTAGGTAGAAGAATATCTTGCTGATGGCCTTCTTTGCGTCTAGGCTGCATCCATTCTCCGCCTTCTCCAGGAGGTCGCTGTATAGTCTCCACTTTATGGCGCTGTTCGTGTTTGGGGATGCCCAGTAAAGTATGTACTCCCTCCCCATGTCGAGTTCGCCGCCCAGGCACTCGCTCATTATGAAGCCTAGGGACCCAATGGGGTCCTGCATGAATGCCACATATAGTAATTGCTCCTCCCCAATAATGCCCTCCTCCGCTTGCTTCACGTACTCCCTGCAGGTCTCCTCGTCGGGGGAGGCCTCACTGCATTGCTCCATGGCCTCGGCCGCGCTTAACTTACCCCTTAATAGGTTAATGGCGGGGGACACGAATCTAGGCATGAATTCCTCCCTGTACCGCGCCAGTTCCTTCTTGAATTCCTCCTCATTAATTGCGTCGAAGATCGCCATTAATCCAAGGGTTGGCGCGGATAGCTTGGGCTCCATTCTCACCTCCATCACTAGCCCGGGATCCGCGTCCATGCCTCCCACCGCGCGTGCGGCTAGGTAATTGGCGGCGACGAGTCGGTAAGTGCCTGTGCCTCTAGCCTCCTTTAGGAGCGCCTCCACCGATTCGTAGCTCAGGGCTCCCCTTACCGCGCCTAGTCTGAATCTCCATAACTCGCTCCTTACCGCGTCCTCGGTAAGGCCGAGGGCCCTGAATGCCTCCGCTGCCGCTTGGGCATCCGCATCGGCGTCCAGTACCTTGTCGAACCCTATCTCCGGCAGCAGCATTGATCTGAGGAGCAGGAGCCGAGCCTCCTCAATTCTTAACCTATTCATTAATGAGCCAAGGGATTCCCGCGTCGCCTCTAAGTAGTCGTGCGGCGCGTCGCTGCTTCTCAGGAGTCTCCTTACTGAGCGGAGCCCCTCCTCCACGTGGTTGAGGGCTAGCTCCGCCTGGTTAATGTTTGCCTCAGCTATTAGCCTCTCCACCAGTGCCCGCGCCAAGTGGCAGGCGGGATCCCTCTTCTCACATATCCTGTTTAGGGATGCCTCCACGGAGTCCATTTCCTCCTTATCCCCAAGTATTGAGGCCGCGAGCGCCTGTGCCTCTAGCGTTTGGGGAGTCACTTCCTTGATTCCCCTCAGGAGGAATAGGAGCCTCCGCGCCGTTTCCCTGTCTCCCCCATTCCTTAGTTTCAGCATTAACTCAATTACCTTATCGAGCTGCATAAGTGCCGAATGGAGCGGGGGGAATTAATAATCTACGGCTCACAGTAAAAAACGCTGGGGATAGGCCCCTTGGTTGGCATTCGCGCCTCAATGTCCTCATGACAAAACGGTGGGCGAACCCCGCTCCTTTAGGGCGGGGAGGAGGCCAATATAAACGCCCTCCCCTTTAGGGGAGCCATGAGGGGCTAGTTATTTCGCTCGTAATACTTAGGGTTGCTCATTTTCTTAAAGTATTTAAAGTGGGGGTTGCCGTTATTGTCCGGCAATGGTTGATGTAGAGGAGGGGAGGGCGGGGGATGTTCTGGGTTTGCTGCATCCCATGGTTCGCGAATTAATGGAGAGGCGGGGCATCATCGACTTAACTGAGCCTCAGCGCCGCGCCATTCCCCTAATAATGGGGGGGCGCAGCGTCCTCATCATTTCCCCAACTGGGAGCGGAAAGACGGAGGCAGCCATTCTTCCCGTGCTGTCCCAGTACCTATATGCGCGGGAGAGGGGCATGCTTCTTCCCGGCATTAATATTCTCTATATTACGCCCCTGAGGGCCCTTAATAGGGATTTACTGGATAGATTATCCTGGTGGGGCGATGAGTTGGGGATAAGCGTGGCGGTTAGGCATGGGGACACGGATCAAAGCGAGAGGAGCAGGCAGAGCAAGACTCCCCCTCAAATGTTGATCACGACCCCTGAGACCCTTCAATTAGTTCTAACGGGGAGGAGGCTGAGGGAGCACATTAAGGCTGTGCGTTGGATAATAGTGGACGAGGTTCATGAGTTGGCGGAGGACAAGAGGGGCACCCAGCTCTCCCTAACCCTCGAGGTGCTCAAATGGTTAATTGAAGCCCAGCCCCAGGTAATTGGGCTAAGCGCCACCATTGGATCCCCCAGGGAGGTGGCGGAGTTCCTCGTGGGCAGCGGCGACGTGGATATAGTGGATGCCTCAATGATGAGGCGCACCAAGATGAGCATAATTAGCCCCGCGGCGCCGCCTCCCCTCCACTCGATTCCAGCCGAGGTCAATGACTTGATGCATAGGGATGCATTGGGCAGATTGCTGCATGTCAAGCGATTGATCGATGAGGAGGGGGGCGCCACCATAGTCTTCGTGAACACTAGGTCCATGGCTGAGCTCCTCGCATTCCGCTTCACCCTTCTCGATCCTAATTACCCAATAGCGGTTCACCATAGTTCATTATCCAGAGTTTCGCGCGCGAATGCGGAGAGGCTGTTCAAGGGCGGTGACTTGAAGGCGATTATAGCCACCTCCAGCCTGGAGTTGGGGATAGATATTGGCCGCGTTAATCAGGTTATTCAGTACTTATCTCCCCATCAAGTCACTAGGCTCGTTCAGAGGATTGGGAGGAGCGGGCATAGGCTTGATAGGACGCCGAGGGGAGTCATAGTCGCGGAGGACCTTAATGATACTCTGGAGGCGCTCGCAATAATTGGGAGGGCGCGGCGCGGCTGGATTGAGCCCCTCACAGTTCCCGAGAAGCCCTTCGACGTATTGGTTCATCAATTAATTCTCCTATTGATGATTAGGAATAGGTGGAGCCTGGAGGAGGTTCACTCCATAATCGCCAAGTCGTATCCGTACAGGAACATCACGCTGGATGAGTTGAGGGGGGTCGTTCGATTCATGAGTGAGGCCCTGAACCCGAGGCTCCTGTACTACGTGGAGGGGGATGACGTGATCCTCAAGCCAAGCAGTCGAAGGGCGCGGATGGAGATGTATAGGTACTTCTTCGAGCAGCTCTCCATGATACCGGAGGAGCAGCAGTACATGGTTGTCAGGGAGGACACGGAGGAGCCCGTTGGGGTATTGGATGATGCATTCATAGCCGAGTATGGGCAGGTCGGGATCAAGTTCGTCTTTAGGGGAAGGGTGTGGCTTCTCTCTGGCTTGGATGGGGATAAGGTCTACGTGAGGCCCGTGGATGATCCGGTGGGCGCCATTCCCTCCTGGATAGGGGAGGAGATACCTGTCCCCCAGGAGATCGCCATGGATGTGGGGAGAATAAAGTCCAGAATAGTGGAGGCAATCAATAGAGGCGAGTCCCCCCAGGCGTTAGCGGATGAGTTGAGGATAGGGGAGGACGTGATTAGTTACGCCATGAACCTCATAAGGAGGCACCTCGAGGTGGCTCCGGTCCCGACCCATGAGGAGGTAGTGATAGAGCACGTGCGTGACTTAACAATAATTCACGCCCACTTCGGCACATTGATTAACCGCACCCTGGCCAGGATGTTGAGCGAATTAATAACGAGGGACACGGGTTACCCAGTTGCGGTGCAGCAGGATCCGTACTCAATAGTTATTCAGTTACCGCATAAAACCGATCCGGGGATAGTGCAGGCGGAACTAATGAAGCTCGCCGCGCTAGGCGATTCGGAGCTAATAGGGCTGCTGAGGAGCGTCGCGTTGAGGACGGGCCTCCTGAAGAGGAGGTTCATACATGTGGCTAGGAGATTCAATGTAATCCCAAGGAGGAGGAATTGGGGCGACATAAACATGAGCAGCGTCATTGAGGCCTTGAGGGAGACCCCCGTATTCACGGAGGCATTCAAGGAGTTCCTAACCAATGATGTGGATCTAGATGGGGCTGCCAAGGTCCTCGCAAGCCTCAGGGCCGGTAAGTTACGGGTAAGAACCATTGACTTGCCTCAACCCAGTCCCCTTGCCCAGGAGATCATTGAAAAGATAAGCCATAAAATGGAGATAATAGCCCCGGAGAAGCTGGATAAATTAGTGCTGGAGAGCGTGAAGACCAGGCTCCTCAATGAGTCGCTCACCCTGGCTTGCATCGACTGTGGCCACGTCTCCCTAGCCCGGGTAAGGGACATAAGGGATGTGAAGTGCCCCAAGTGCGGCTCCCCAAGGCTTGGGGCGCTGAGGCTGGAGGAGGAGAGAGCCATTGACTTGGTGGCCAGGGTAAGGGAGGGACGGGTAAGGAAGGACGACAAGAAGCATGCGGAGGCCCTCGAGGAAAGCGCTAATCTAGTGGAGAAACACGGTTGGCGCGCCCTCCTGGTCCTCGCCTCTAGGCTGCCCATGAGCACGGCCAAGGAGCTGCTCGAGAAGCAGATCAATGATATTGATGAATTGGCCGCAATGATCTACCAAGCCGAGCGGGAATACATGAGGCGCAGGTTCCTAGCCTAGCCGTTTGTCCCCGCGCTTTCATTTTATCTTCGTTGGGGATTGGGCGTGACTTGGCCCTCGACCGCCCCATGGGCCATGGCCTTCGAGCCCAACGGCGCGGAGCCCGCATCCTCGACACCCTTGGGCAATGCACACGTCGGCGAGAGAGGCCTTGCCGATAATTATTGCACATAAGGGGTTCCATTGCCATGAAATGGGGGATTCGCGGCCTTCCCGCCTTGAAGGGGGCTCATCGCCTCCTTAATCCCATCCTTTATGACCCTACCCTTCTGAACCTAGCCACATCCATCTTCATCCTCTCTGTGATAAAACGAACGGCAAACCTCGCCCTTCAGGGCGGGGAGGAGGTCAGCTCGATACAAACATCATCATTGCTTACTGCTTTCTGCGGGATAATAACCACCGAAATGCCGATAATCTTGTGACAAAGTTACAAGAGCTGGGTGTTAAGGAGCTCTACCACTCTCCTCTCACCCTTGTGTCTACTCATACGTATCTAGGAATGCTGATATTCTCGATATTCCTGAAGAACTTAGAGAGCTCATTGGGACTAAGGAACAGAGAGTGCGTGTAATTGCTGAATACTGTCTTTCAGGTCTTTCGAGTTTAACAACATCAGTGTTTATTTCCGATACCGAGGGCTTGATAAAGATAAATTTAANTATAAATAATCTATCAAATGTGAGGATCTTTCATAAATTCGCTGAAGCGCTGAGACTTGCCCCTGAACTGCAGCTACCATCACTAGACCTCCTACACATAATCTACGCCAGGCAAGTTCCTGAATGTATCAAGTACTTTGTAACATTAGATAAAGCCATTATAGGTAAAGCTGAGAGCATAAAGAATGCATTGGGAATCGAGGTTATAACCGCACCGCCTCAAGGCCCCGAAGAAACACGGCAACAAAAGTAATGTCCCCTCCTTACCCTAAAGGGTGGGGCTTGGCCGTTATCGGGGGTTAAGCGAACTTATTTTACGTTTCTAAACATTGTAATTGCATGAGGCTAATGTGCTCTAAACAGTATTGATAACATCATCAATATTCATTGTATTCCGGATTCCAATATAACTAAACCCAATAATAAGAAATCTTAAAATACACCTAAATGCATCTTTTATAGGCCTGAGGATCCTGTACTTATGGTAAGTATGGTAAGGGGTTAGTTAAGTGGGGCTTGCCATGAGGATTGGGCGAGGCCCCCATCGTTCTTGGGGATCGCGATGTAGTTCGTGGTGATGGGTTGTTTTTACTGGGTTGGTTGGGGCACGGCTATTTCCGCTTTCTTGGTTTCGCTGGGCCTCGTGGGGTACCTGATTACCTTGAGCTTCATTACCTCGGCTTTCCTGAGGGGGTAAACTTTTCTGCCGGCATCCATTAGACTGATGGATAGTTTGCCCATTGCTGTATCCCTTACTAGGGTGGCGAAGTCCGCGTTGGCGGTGATCTCGCTTAGCTTGGAGCTTATGGCTGCCCTGATTCCCCTCTTCCTGCTCGTGCTGCATCTATACGTGGTGACCGCGAGCACCTCGAAGCGGAGGACAGCGCCGTCGCTCGTGGTGACGTCCTGAATGGCCATTACCTTGCTTGAGCCCCTCCTCACGAGGCTCCTTATATAGTCCCTCGCTAGCTCCATTTCCTTGAATCTAGTGAAGGCCCTATCCCCCTCTACCCTATCTATCTGGAACGTTAACTTAATGGTTAGGTGGGATAAGTCCTTAGTTATGTCGAATAGCGTGACGCCTATTGTCCTATTAAGTAATTTACTGGCTTCCTCCGCCGGCGCCTCCCCAACCGGGACCTCGTTGAATATGGTTGGCGAGTAGACTGGGTACCAATTCTTGAATGCCCACTTCCCCAATGCTGACTTCTGGGCGCTTTGCTGCGACATTGAGAAAACGGGGTTGGGCTCGCTTAATAAATCTTAACGTGGAGCCAGTGTTTTGCCCTGTTCCCCTTAAATACCTCCCCAACGCCGTGAATGCATGACCGCCNTCGAGGTGCCTCCCATTGAGGTTAGGGGAGTTGAGTTGCCGAGGGGGGAAACCGCCATAATAGTGGTGGATATGCAGAANGANTTCGTGAGGAGGGAGGGGAAGCTCTACGTTCCATCCGCGGAATCCACCGTGAAGCCCATTATCGAGTTGCTGNATAGGGCTAGGTCTCTTGGTGTTCGGGTGATNTATACGCAGGACTGGCACATGAGGAATGACCCGGAGTTCAGGATATGGGGCGAGCATGCCCTGGCCGGGACCTGGGGCGCGGAGATCATTGAGGAGTTGAGGCCGTTGCCCGATGACTTCATCGTGAGGAAGCTGAGGTATGATGCGTTCTTCGGGACGTCGCTGGATTATTTTCTCCGAGTGAATGGGTTGAGGAACCTGGTTATCGTGGGCACTGTGGCTAACATATGCGTGCTCCACACGGCCGGCTCCGCTGCATTGAATTGGTATAACGTGGTGCTGCCCATGGATGGCGTCTCCGCATTAACCGATTTCGACCTATATTCAACGCTTCGTCAAGTATCATTCCTATATAAGGGAACAATAACTAGAACCACGGATATAAAATTCACTTAGATAATAGTTGAATTATTTGGTTATGTTTTCATATTAATTCAAATTCATCATAATTATCTAAACATACTATCGTTGATGTACTACGAGCGTTACTAGGGAAATACTTATAAACAATTATTGGAGTTAATCACTATGATAACGATAATAGGTGCCGGCAGGGTGGGCGCCTCGACCGCCTACTCCCTCCTAATGAATGAGGTCGACACGGAAATAACCCTCATAGACATCGTGCAGGGCCTGCCCCAGGGGGAAGCCCTTGACTTGAACCACGCCGCGGCGATCCTCGGCAAATCGGTTACCGTGAGGGGCAGCAATGATTATAAGGACATGGAGGGAAGCGACATAGTCATAATCACGGCCGGCCTCGCCAGGAAGCCCGGAATGACTAGGGAGCAATTGGCCGCGCAAAACGCTGAGATAGTGGCGGGCATAGCCGATCAAGTCAAGAAGTACGCCCCCAACTCGATAGTTATGCTGACCACGAATCCATCCGATGTAATGGTTTACGTCCTATACAAGCGCCTGGGATTCCCAAGGGAGAGGGTAATAGGGTTCAGCGGCGCCCTGGACACGAGGAGACTGGCCTACTACGCCAGCCAAATAATCGGGGTCTCCCCAAGCACCATAATACCCGTGGTTCTTGGGCAGCACGGGGAGAACATGTACCCGGTCCCCGAGGCATCAATGGTGTATGGGAAGCCGCTCAGCGAGTTCCTAACCAAGGAGCAAATGGATGAGATAGTCAAGAAGACGATACAGGCCGGGGCCGATATCACTAACTTGAGGAAATTCAGCAGCAACTGGGGCCCGGGAGCCGGATTGACGATAATGGCGGACGCGATAAAGAAGGATAGAAAAACAGTGATAGAGGCAAGCGTGTACCTAAACGGGGAGTACGGCGTGAGGGACGTCTTCGTGGAGGTCCCAGTGGTCTTCGGCAAGAAGGGAGCCGAGAAAATAATAGAACTAAACCTGAACCAAGAACAAAGGCAGAAATTCCTGGCAAGCGTGGAGGCAGTGAAGAACAACCTAAAAACGGTCCCACCCCAATACCTCTAATCAAAAAAGCCCCTCCTCTTTGCCCCCATACTTTCATCCTCATCGCTTCATGGCTGGCGGCTAAGGGCCGCTCGTCCAGCGGTAGTGCCCTTGCCGGGTTGGTCTCGTACCCTGGGAATCTAGATTTCCGCAACTCTCCCTCCTTCTTCGCCCCCGCCCCGCCGACGTTAAAGTCCTGTGACAGCCATTAGGGCTTCCATTAACTGAGCCATGACAAAACGAATAATAAGTCTTGCCCCTTCCAATGTGGCTTTTTCAAAATCCCTGAGGATTGCCTTAACGGCAACTGGCTCAGCCTTCTTCGCCGCCGTGTTTGATGATGGGAATGATGGGAAACCCAAGTTTCCCTTATGGGGAATTACGATTCGGTTAGGGAGTTGGTGGGGGCTTTCAAGGTCTTAGCGTCCCTCATGGTGGCCCTGGATGGGCCAATAGCAAGGCTAAGTAAGCACTGGTTTGTATTAAACGTATTGAGGGTGGGTTCGGTTTTACGAAGTTTATATCTCGCCTCTAATCAACTCAGGTGGCTTATACTTAATGTTGTTGATTATTAACACGGACAGGGCCGCTAAGATGGTTACCCACGCCAGTGTTCCAGCCACAACCTGCCACGCCGGCACTGTTGATGGAGCTATGAAGTAGCCATTACTATTAGAATTGATCATAAGTTCTGTGGGCACTCCATTAGAACCCGTGTACGCGCTTACCATGAGGCCTAGTAGGCCTACGAATGGTACTAGGGGCATTGCGGCCTTAGGTATGGAACCGTACAGGTATAGGAAGTAGAATATGAAGAACAGGTACATTGGTATGAAGGCGATTCTGGTTATGTGCTTGGGTAGCCTTAGGGCTAGTAGGAAAACTAGGAACATTAGGGCAGACATGAATACTGCATTAAGTGCAATGACACCCACAAAGCCTAACGCATCGACTGCGCTGGCGGGTAGTAGTGAGCCTACTGATACGTGAACCCCATTGTAATTAAACCCACTCCACATGATGGGTATTGCCATGGCTATGACTATTGCAGCTAATATGAGCGTCACTGCTACCATGGCTATGTAGTATGAGGCCAAGTACTTCAATGGCTTAAGTCTACCAAACCTAATGAAGTAGGGTATGGCGCCTGTACTGTACGCAAGCATGTATAGGTAACCCACCATTAAACCTGTGGGCATATAAACTGATGCAAAGGTAAGCCAATCAGCCATGTACTGCCTGGCAGCATCAATAACGCCGTACTGTATATTACCCCCTCTGGTTAAAATATACGCAGCTAGGATTATCCAAAACAAGCTAAAGAACACGCCCCAGTACCACACATTC
The DNA window shown above is from Thermocladium sp. ECH_B and carries:
- a CDS encoding ATP-dependent helicase, whose amino-acid sequence is MVDVEEGRAGDVLGLLHPMVRELMERRGIIDLTEPQRRAIPLIMGGRSVLIISPTGSGKTEAAILPVLSQYLYARERGMLLPGINILYITPLRALNRDLLDRLSWWGDELGISVAVRHGDTDQSERSRQSKTPPQMLITTPETLQLVLTGRRLREHIKAVRWIIVDEVHELAEDKRGTQLSLTLEVLKWLIEAQPQVIGLSATIGSPREVAEFLVGSGDVDIVDASMMRRTKMSIISPAAPPPLHSIPAEVNDLMHRDALGRLLHVKRLIDEEGGATIVFVNTRSMAELLAFRFTLLDPNYPIAVHHSSLSRVSRANAERLFKGGDLKAIIATSSLELGIDIGRVNQVIQYLSPHQVTRLVQRIGRSGHRLDRTPRGVIVAEDLNDTLEALAIIGRARRGWIEPLTVPEKPFDVLVHQLILLLMIRNRWSLEEVHSIIAKSYPYRNITLDELRGVVRFMSEALNPRLLYYVEGDDVILKPSSRRARMEMYRYFFEQLSMIPEEQQYMVVREDTEEPVGVLDDAFIAEYGQVGIKFVFRGRVWLLSGLDGDKVYVRPVDDPVGAIPSWIGEEIPVPQEIAMDVGRIKSRIVEAINRGESPQALADELRIGEDVISYAMNLIRRHLEVAPVPTHEEVVIEHVRDLTIIHAHFGTLINRTLARMLSELITRDTGYPVAVQQDPYSIVIQLPHKTDPGIVQAELMKLAALGDSELIGLLRSVALRTGLLKRRFIHVARRFNVIPRRRNWGDINMSSVIEALRETPVFTEAFKEFLTNDVDLDGAAKVLASLRAGKLRVRTIDLPQPSPLAQEIIEKISHKMEIIAPEKLDKLVLESVKTRLLNESLTLACIDCGHVSLARVRDIRDVKCPKCGSPRLGALRLEEERAIDLVARVREGRVRKDDKKHAEALEESANLVEKHGWRALLVLASRLPMSTAKELLEKQINDIDELAAMIYQAEREYMRRRFLA
- a CDS encoding 30S ribosomal protein S3Ae (the function for this protein is unknown), giving the protein MSQQSAQKSALGKWAFKNWYPVYSPTIFNEVPVGEAPAEEASKLLNRTIGVTLFDITKDLSHLTIKLTFQIDRVEGDRAFTRFKEMELARDYIRSLVRRGSSKVMAIQDVTTSDGAVLRFEVLAVTTYRCSTSRKRGIRAAISSKLSEITANADFATLVRDTAMGKLSISLMDAGRKVYPLRKAEVMKLKVIRYPTRPSETKKAEIAVPQPTQ
- a CDS encoding isochorismatase; this encodes MTAXEVPPIEVRGVELPRGETAIIVVDMQXXFVRREGKLYVPSAESTVKPIIELLXRARSLGVRVXYTQDWHMRNDPEFRIWGEHALAGTWGAEIIEELRPLPDDFIVRKLRYDAFFGTSLDYFLRVNGLRNLVIVGTVANICVLHTAGSAALNWYNVVLPMDGVSALTDFDLYSTLRQVSFLYKGTITRTTDIKFT
- a CDS encoding malate dehydrogenase, yielding MITIIGAGRVGASTAYSLLMNEVDTEITLIDIVQGLPQGEALDLNHAAAILGKSVTVRGSNDYKDMEGSDIVIITAGLARKPGMTREQLAAQNAEIVAGIADQVKKYAPNSIVMLTTNPSDVMVYVLYKRLGFPRERVIGFSGALDTRRLAYYASQIIGVSPSTIIPVVLGQHGENMYPVPEASMVYGKPLSEFLTKEQMDEIVKKTIQAGADITNLRKFSSNWGPGAGLTIMADAIKKDRKTVIEASVYLNGEYGVRDVFVEVPVVFGKKGAEKIIELNLNQEQRQKFLASVEAVKNNLKTVPPQYL